From a region of the Actinomadura luzonensis genome:
- a CDS encoding FAD binding domain-containing protein, whose translation MQVPATFEYERADSVPHAIALLERYGPEARIVAGGHSLIPMMKLRLAQPEALIDINGLAGELGRIAVEGGELAVGALVRHAELLESETATDLFPIFRDAERVIADPIVRNRGTVGGSLCQGDPSEDLPAVFAALRATAVIQGPGGLRAVPVREFHRGPYETAVEPNELLVQLRVPVTPGTGSAYEKVERRAGDWPVAAAGAVLTVADGVITQAGIGLTAVGAENFCAPEAERHLIGRPPAAEAFAEAGRIAAGHCEPHADQRGPADYKRHLAAELTRRALTRAAGRI comes from the coding sequence ATGCAGGTTCCCGCGACGTTCGAATACGAGCGAGCCGACAGCGTGCCGCACGCGATCGCGCTCTTGGAGCGGTACGGCCCGGAGGCCAGGATCGTGGCCGGCGGCCACAGTCTCATTCCCATGATGAAGCTGCGCCTGGCCCAGCCCGAGGCGCTGATCGACATCAACGGCCTGGCCGGCGAGCTGGGGCGGATCGCGGTGGAGGGCGGCGAGCTGGCGGTCGGGGCGCTCGTCCGGCACGCCGAATTGCTGGAGAGCGAGACCGCCACCGACCTTTTCCCGATATTTCGTGATGCGGAGCGGGTTATTGCCGATCCGATAGTGCGTAATCGGGGGACCGTTGGCGGCTCGCTCTGCCAGGGAGACCCGTCCGAGGATTTGCCGGCGGTGTTCGCCGCGTTGCGCGCCACCGCCGTCATCCAGGGCCCGGGCGGCCTCCGCGCCGTCCCGGTCAGGGAGTTCCACCGCGGCCCCTACGAGACCGCCGTCGAGCCGAACGAGCTGCTGGTCCAGCTCCGCGTGCCGGTCACGCCGGGCACGGGCAGCGCGTACGAGAAGGTCGAGCGGCGGGCCGGCGACTGGCCGGTGGCCGCGGCCGGAGCCGTGCTCACCGTCGCGGACGGCGTGATCACGCAGGCCGGGATCGGGCTGACGGCGGTCGGCGCCGAGAACTTCTGCGCCCCTGAGGCCGAGCGGCACCTGATCGGCCGCCCGCCGGCCGCCGAGGCGTTCGCCGAGGCGGGCCGGATCGCGGCCGGGCACTGCGAGCCGCACGCCGACCAGCGCGGCCCGGCCGACTACAAACGCCACCTGGCCGCCGAGCTGACCCGGCGCGCCCTCACCCGCGCCGCCGGGAGGATCTGA
- a CDS encoding (2Fe-2S)-binding protein: protein MRITVTVNGQPHTRDVEPRLLLVHFLRDELDLTGTHWGCDTSNCGVCTVRLDGVPVKSCTVLAVMADGHEVTTVEGLERDGELDAVQKGFVECHGLQCGFCTPGMLLTARWLLDRDPDPDEGRIREAISGQLCRCTGYENIVRSIRWAAEQEARS, encoded by the coding sequence ATGCGCATCACGGTCACGGTGAACGGGCAGCCGCACACCCGGGACGTCGAGCCCCGGCTGCTGCTCGTGCACTTCCTGCGCGACGAGCTGGACCTGACCGGCACCCACTGGGGCTGCGACACCTCCAACTGCGGCGTGTGCACCGTGCGGCTCGACGGCGTGCCGGTCAAGTCGTGCACGGTGCTCGCGGTCATGGCCGACGGCCACGAGGTGACGACGGTCGAGGGGCTGGAGCGGGACGGCGAGCTGGACGCGGTGCAGAAGGGCTTCGTGGAGTGCCACGGGCTGCAGTGCGGGTTCTGCACGCCGGGCATGCTGCTGACCGCGCGCTGGCTGCTGGACCGCGACCCCGACCCCGACGAGGGCCGGATCAGGGAGGCGATCTCGGGCCAGCTCTGCCGGTGCACGGGCTACGAGAACATCGTCCGCTCGATCAGGTGGGCGGCGGAACAGGAGGCGCGGTCATGA